CCAGCTCCACGGCGAGCGGCCGGACCTGGTGCCGGTGCGGAAGGACGCGGGTGGCCTGAGCATTCGCGGGTTCATCGCGGCGCTGGCTGAGCAGGGACCCACGCGGGGAGCACAACAGTTCTTCGTCAACCAGCGGATCGTCAAGGATCGCACCATCGCGCACGCGGTCGTTGACGCCTACGCCGCGGCGACAGCGAAGGAGCGGAGCCCAGAGGCCTATCTCTTCATCGAGATGCCCGCCGAATCGGTGGATGTCAACGTGCATCCGACCAAGGCCGAGGTGCGTTTCCATCAACAGTCGATGGTGCACGAGATTGTGCGTCGCGCGGTCCAGGACGCGCTCGGTTCGGGCCCCGCTCCGGAGTTGAGGCTCTCCCCGGAAACCGGCGGCATACAGGCGGTCAACCTGTCGCTGCCGAGCCTGATGGCTGGCCTGCAGCGCACGACGCCGTTTGGAGGTGGAGCCTCGACCGTGTTGTCGCCGTCGCCTGGAGCTAGGTCCGAGCCGTGGAACGGATCGGCACAGGCGTCGGCGGTACCCGGGCAGCCGCGGGGCGAGATGCTCAGCGACACGCTGCCGGCCGTCGGAGGGCAGACGTTCCAGTCGGCAGTTGTCGCACCGGACCAGCCTCCCGGTTCCGGCGCCGTGATCATCAAGCCGCTCGTTCCACTCGGGCAGTTCCGGCACACGTTCATCATCGCGGTTGATGACGACGGAGTCGCCGTCATTGATCAGCATGTCGCTCACGAGCGCGTGCTCTACGAGCGCATCATGGGCCGGCTGACGGCGGGACCACTCGAGAGCCAGCGCCTCCTGACGCCCATCGTGATGGACCTGCCGCCGGACGCGCGGTCGGCCCTGGTGTCTCACGTCGCCCAACTGCACCAATGCGGGTTCGAGGTCGAGGAGTTCGGCCCGACCTCCGTGCGCGTGACGTCGATGCCGGCCCTTCTGGGCCGCGAACAGGGCATCCTGTCACTCCAGGCGCTCGCGCAGGATCTCGAAGGGCTGGGCGGATCGGTGCCGGTCAACGAGCATCTGCGCCAGATCGCGGCGACGCTGGCGTGCCATGCGGCCGTGAAGGCGAATGATCCGCTCACGCATGACAAGATGCTGCACATTCTCGAGGAGCTGCGGCAGACAGCGTATTCCAGCGTGTGTCCGCACGGTCGGCCGGTGATGCTCAGACTTTCCCGCCGCGAGATCGAAAAGAACTTCCAGCGCATCTGAGGGGTCGGGTGATACGATCAGCCCTTCCATTTCACGCGGCCACCCGATCCTCGGAGCGGCATATGGATGCTGTCGGCGACCAGGTTCTTTCTCCGATCGGCCGACGTGTGTCCGAGTCGACCGCGCTCCGGCTGTGCTTGTTCGGCGCGGCCTTCTACGTCGCATGGGCGCTGGCGAGCCTGTCTCAGGCCGGTCCCGACAGCGTCACCGCCATCTGGCCGGCGAGCGGCATGGTCCTGGCGGTGTTGATGCTCAGCCCTCAGCGCAGGTGGCCGCTGTGGCTGGGCGCCATGTGGGTGACCAACGCTGCTGTGGGAGTGTTCGCCGGTTCGCCGCTGCTGGTGATGGCCGCGTACTCCACGACCGACGTGATCGAGCAGTTCCTGGCCGCCACCCTGCTGGTGCGCGTGGTCGGCACTCCTTTCACACTCGGCCGACTGAAAGAAGTCGTCGCCCTTGTGCTCGTGGCGGCTATCGGCAGCAACGCGATCACCGCGAGCCTGGGCGGCGGTGTGACCGCGCTCAACCATGGGTTGCCGTTCTGGCCCACCTGGTTCAGCTGGTGGATGTCGAATGCCGTCGGGATGCTTCAGGTGGCACCACTTATTCTGGCGTGGCGCGACGGCGTGCGTTACGTCAAGGAAAAGGGCCTGCTGGGCGCTCTCGAGATCGGTCTGCTTCTCGCCACGCTGGCAATCGTCTGCGTGATGGTGTTTCTGCCGTACGACGATCGCCATGCCGGGCGTGGGTGGCCGCTATATCTCGTGTTCCCCTGGCTGATGTGGGCGGCCATTCGCAGCGGCCCGTTTTTCGCCACAGTCGCCTCGCTCGTCGTGGCTGGGTTCGCGATCTGGAGCACGGTCCACGGGTCCGGCCCATTCGTCGCCGAAGCCTCTTCGGTGACCGTCCAGGTCCTGCTGCTGCAGGGGTTCATGTCTGTCGCGGTGCTCTCGTCGCTTCTGACTGCCGCCGTCGTGGCCGAATACAGGCGCGCTCAGGCCAGCACAGAGCAGTACTATCAACTGTCGATGGCGCGCGAAGCCGGGCGAATCGCCGCCGAGGAGGCCTCGGCCAGCGCTAATCGACGGTTTCGCGTGGTGTTCGAGAACGCCAACGACGCAATCCTCCTGATTGACGCCGGGCAGTGCGTTGACTGCAATCCCCGGGCAGAGGTCTTGTTCGGCCTCTCGCGCGACGACGTGGTCGGCGCGGCGTTGTTCGATCTGTCACCGCCGCTGCAGCCGGACGGACAGCGGTCGACTGAGGCGGCCCGGGAACGACTCCGCGCAGCACTGGCGGGTCAGCCCCAGTATTTCGAATGGACCCATCGCCGCTCCGATGGCGCGCTTTTCGATGTGGAGGTGGCCCTCAATGCGGTCGAACTCGAGGGCCGCAAGATGTTGGCCGCGATCGTCCGCGACGTGACCGAACGTCGCCGCCTCGAGACCGAATTGCGTCAGGCGCAGAAGATGGAGGCGGTGGGACGGCTGGCCGGTGGGATCGCGCACGATTTCAATAACCTGCTGCAGGTGATCAGAGGATTCACGGAGCTGGCACTCGACGCGATGCCGGAGGCGAGCGCCGAGCACGAGGCGCTGGACGAGGTTCGGAAGGCGACCGAACGGGCCACAGAACTCACGGGGCGGCTGCTGGTCTTCAGCAGGAAACAGGTGATCGCGCCGGTCGTCTGCAATGTCAATTCAATCATCACCGACGTCGAGTCCATGCTGGGCCGACTGATTGGCGAAGACATCGAACTGACCACGGACCTCGCCGCCGATCTCGGGAGCGTGAAAGCCGACCCGAATCTGCTTCAGCAGGTCGTGCTCAACCTGGCGGTGAATGCCCGCGACGCCATGCCGCACGGCGGCAAGCTGACAATGAGGACGGCCAACGTCCGGGTCAGCGAGGCTGACGCCACTCAGCACGGGAATCTCCACGCCGGTCCCCACGCGATGTTCGTCGTCAGTGACACAGGGACCGGGATGCCGGAGGCCGTGCAGGCCAGGGTATTCGAGCCGTTCTTCACAACCAAGACCCGGGAGAAGGGGACCGGGCTTGGTCTGTCGACCGTCTACGGCATCGTGCGGCAAAGCGGCGGCCATGTGACGTTCACGAGTCAAGTCGGCGTGGGCACGGTGTTTCAGGTACTCCTTCCGATCGTCGAAGGTGCGGCGGCGGCAACGGTTGCCGATGTGCGTCGTGCAGAGAGCAGCCGCGGTTCGGAGACCATCCTGCTGGTCGAAGATGACGGTCCCGTGCGCGCGTTCGCGCGCACATTGCTGGAGCGCTCCGGATACAGAGTGCTGGAGGCCGCGGGCGGGCCCGACGCAATCAAGATAGCTGAGGTCTTCTCGGAGCCGATCCAACTCGTGCTCACCGACGTGATCATGCCCGGCATGGCCGGTCCGGAAGTGGCGAGGCGTGTCCGGGCGACCCGGCCGGCGACGAGGGTGCTGTACATGTCCGGGTACACCGATGATGCGATCTCACATCATGGCGTGCTGGATGAAGGGGTGGCACTCCTGCCGAAACCGTTTTCAGCCGAGGCGCTCGCCGCGAAGGTGCGGCAAGTGCTGGACGCGTAGCCGACCCCTACGGCTTGCGCTTGCGCTTCAGGGCTTCCCAGCCGTCCAGCCGGCGTTTCAGTTCCTTCTCGAAGCCACGGTCGGTCGGTTCGTAGTACTTCCTGCCAGTGAGATTCGGCGGAAGGCAGTCCATCCCCGTCACCGCGTCGGGCTCATCGTGGGCGTACTCATAGCCCTTGCCGTACTCAAGCGTCTTCATCAGCTTCGTCGGGGCGTTGCGCAGCTGCAGCGGCACAGGCTCGGCGCGGTCGCTATGCGCGTCCGCGGCGGCGCGGAGGTACGCGCGGTAGACGGCATTGCTCTTTGGCGCCGTCGCCAGATACGTGACCGCCTGCGTCAGCGCGGTGTTGGCCTCGGGCATCCCGATGAAGTGGACCGCGTCCTTGGCGGCGATGGTGAGGGCAAGCGCCTGCGGATCGGCGTTGCCGACATCCTCCGACGCGAACCGCACGAGCCGGCGCGCCAGATACATTGGATCCTCACCAGCCTCCAGCATGCGTGCCAGCCAGTACACGGCGGCATCCGGATCGCTGTTGCGCATGGACTTGTGCAGCGCGGAAATCAGGTTGTAGTGTTCTTCGCCGGACTTGTCGTAGATGAGCGCCCGACGGGCCACCGATGACCGCAGAAACGACTCGTCAACCACGCCACGGCCGTGGACGACGGGCGCCGACCCCACGGCGAATTCGAGCAGATTCAGAGCCACCCTGGCGTCGCCGTTGGCATACCGGGCGATAGCGGAGAGCGCCGCCGGGTCGACGTCCACGCGCTCGGCACCGAGGCCGCGTTCGGCATCGCCCATCGCACGCGACAGCACCGTCACCAGGTCGGACTCGCAAAGCGGCTGGAGCACGAACACCTGCGATCGCGAGAGCAACGGGGCATTCACCTCGAACGACGGATTCTCCGTCGTCGCCCCGATGAGCACGATATCGCCGCCTTCCACCCGAGGCAGAAAGGCGTCCTGTTGCGCCTTGTTGAACCGGTGGATCTCGTCGACGAAAACGATCGTGCGGCGCCCTCGAGCGTGACGCGCGCGCTCGGCCTCGGCCATCACCTCCTTGATCTCCTTGATGCCGGCCAACACGGCCGAGAAGGCGATGAAGTGGGCCTGGGTCGAGACCGCGATCAGTCTCGCCAGCGTCGTCTTGCCCGTGCCGGGCGGGCCCCACAGGATGACCGACTGCAGCAGGTCCCGCTCGATGGCTTCGCGCAACGGCCGGCCGGGGCCAAGCAGCGCGTCCTGGCCGACGTATTCGTCGAACGAGCAGGGCCGCATCCGCTCGGCCAGGGGCGCGCGGCCAGCCCGGGAAGGCGGACGTTCGTCGTCGAACAGATCGTCGGTCGTCACAATCGGCTCGCAGCCAGCCGTTGGCGGCGCGCCTCGAACAGGATCACGCCTGTCGCGACAGCAACGTTCAACGACTCGACGGGCAGGTCCATCGGAATCCGCATTCGGGCGTCGGCGGAGGCGACAATCGACGGGGCCAGTCCGCCGCCTTCACCTCCGACCAGCACCAACGCGGGCTGTGCGAGGTCCATCTCGAACAGCGCCAGGCCTCCCGCCGGTGTCGTCGCGATGACGAGGAGGCCTCGCGCATGTGCTCCCTCGAGCAGCCCCTCAATAGTCTCGGCGCGTGCGACGGGGGTTCGGAAAACGCTGCCCATCGATCCGCGAATGGCCTTCCATCCGAGCGGGTCGGCAGATTGGCCCGCGACCACAACACCGGTCGCCCCCGCCGCCTCGGCCGACCGAACGATGGCGCCGACGTTTCCGGGATCCTGCACGTCGATTGCCGCGACCACGAGCGCCGGCGCGCGCCGGAAGATCTCTCCCAGCGGCGCGAGCCTGAACGACGCGATCGCGACGATGCCGGATGGCGTCCGCACCGGGCTGGCGGCGGCGACAACTTCGGCCGCCGCATCGAGCACGACGGCACCTGCGGCGGCCAGCTGGTCCACGAGCCGTGCCACATCTGGCTGTTCACGAACGTCCGGGCGCACCGCTACCGTGAGGCCTCCCAGCCCGGCAGACAGTGCCTCCCCGACCAGGTGCAACCCGTCGAGCAGCACGTCGCCGGTCTCGGGGTCGTATCCCCTGGCCAGTTGCCGGCAGCGTTGGACGAACGGATGTTGGCGGCTCTGAATGGATATCACGTGAGGATTGGTCGCTCCCAGGCCCAGGAAGAGGATAGCAGATATGCTAGACTCGACGATTAGAAGGGCACGGCATGCCGTGCCCCTACACACGGCAGACGCGCTTTTGATTCGTCATTCCGGCGACTTGTCGAACAGAGCGCAGCGTAAATGGGAGCCTCCATGTCGGGAACGACCAGCGATCGGTCTCATCGGGAAGACGGCATGAAGTCCCGGATTCTGAAGCGTCTCGAAGACGAGGCAGGCGGTCTGGACCGGGAACTGCGGACAGAATTGCCGCGAGAGATCCAGCGCGCGCGCGAACTGGGCGATCTCAGCGAGAACGCCGAGTACCAGGCCGCCAAGGAGCGCCAGTCGTTCGTGCAGGCCCGGATGGGGATGCTGCGAAAACGGATGGCCGAGATTTCGCTGATGAACTTCGATCGCCTGCCCCGCGATCGGGCGGCGTTCGGATCGACGATTGTCCTGCGCGAAGATGGCGCCGACGCGGAAATGACCTACCAGTTGGTGATGCCGGAGGACGCGGACGCCACCAAGGGCCTGGTCTCCACCAGTTCGCCGATCGGCAAGGCGTTGGTGGGCAAGCAGGCGGGGGACGAGGCCGTCGTGGACACGCCAGCCGGCATTCGTCGCTTCGACATCGTCAAACTCACCACCGTTCACGACGAGGCCTGATGGTCGGGCCCGAGCCCTACTCATCGAAAACCAGAACCGCGCTGGTGCTGACAGGCACCGGGACGGCGGGCGCGTACCACGCTGGCGTGCTCAAAGCCCTTGGCGAAGCCGGCGTCCGGATCGATCTCGTGGCTGGCCACGGCATCGGCGTTGTTGGCGCCTGTTTCGCGGCAATTGACGGCGCCGAATCGCTGTGGAAGGCTGACGGCTTCTGGCAGCAGGCCCGCGTGCGGCAGTTCTATTCGTGGCGGCGCGTCCTGCGTGTGCTGGGATGGCTGGGTGGCGCGGTGGCGGGGCTGCTTGCCGTTCCCCTCTGCCTGCTGGCGCTCGGCCTGGTGGTCTTCCCAATCGCGTTTCTCCTGCGCCTGGTGCGACTCGAGGCGAGCAACGCGTGGGCCGATGGCTACGCGTGGCTGGTCCACGAGGCGTTTCTGCCCGATCGACTGCCGTCATGGCTGGCCGAAATCGTTCTCGTGCTGGCCATCATTGGCGTGGGCGTGGTGGCGGTCGCCTCGGCCCGCGGCCGCCTTCGGGGGCGTCATCGCGAGGAAGGCCGCTTCTGGTGGCGGGTCTTCGGCGCGCCGGTCGCATCGCGCGAAGCGATCGACCACTGGCGCCTGGCGTTGTGGCGGCTGATTTCGGGCGGCGCCAAGGTGCCCCAACCGGATCCGGTGCAGCTCTCTCGCCGGTATTCGGAACTACTCTCGGACAACGTCGGGCAGCCGGGCTTCAAGGAAGTGATCGCGATTGTGCACGACCTCGATGCGAGGCGCGACCTGGTCGCCGCCGTCCTGACTGAGCCGTATCGCGCGTCGTTCTTCGGCCGGCGCCGCCGGACTGCCGCATGGGCGGCCCGGGCCAACGAGACGCTCGACCTGGCTGGCGCGGACCGGGACCACGTGGTCGACGTCCTGGCTGCGGCGTTGTCGCTGCCGGTCGTCACACCGCCCTGGCCCGTGACGTTCGCGGCC
This window of the Acidobacteriota bacterium genome carries:
- the mutL gene encoding DNA mismatch repair endonuclease MutL, whose translation is MARIRQLPPELANQIAAGEVVERPASVVKELVENAIDAGASRITVAIEMGGKRLIRVEDDGEGMEPEDARLSLERHATSKIARAEDLEAIHTMGFRGEALPSIGSVSHLVLRTRTRQSDSGTELRVNGGVIASMTEVGLAPGTIVEVADLFYNLPARRKFLKSDVAESTQVSRMVTQLALANPRVGFTLTSGPRVLLRCPPASRMEDRFYQLHGERPDLVPVRKDAGGLSIRGFIAALAEQGPTRGAQQFFVNQRIVKDRTIAHAVVDAYAAATAKERSPEAYLFIEMPAESVDVNVHPTKAEVRFHQQSMVHEIVRRAVQDALGSGPAPELRLSPETGGIQAVNLSLPSLMAGLQRTTPFGGGASTVLSPSPGARSEPWNGSAQASAVPGQPRGEMLSDTLPAVGGQTFQSAVVAPDQPPGSGAVIIKPLVPLGQFRHTFIIAVDDDGVAVIDQHVAHERVLYERIMGRLTAGPLESQRLLTPIVMDLPPDARSALVSHVAQLHQCGFEVEEFGPTSVRVTSMPALLGREQGILSLQALAQDLEGLGGSVPVNEHLRQIAATLACHAAVKANDPLTHDKMLHILEELRQTAYSSVCPHGRPVMLRLSRREIEKNFQRI
- a CDS encoding MASE1 domain-containing protein, whose protein sequence is MDAVGDQVLSPIGRRVSESTALRLCLFGAAFYVAWALASLSQAGPDSVTAIWPASGMVLAVLMLSPQRRWPLWLGAMWVTNAAVGVFAGSPLLVMAAYSTTDVIEQFLAATLLVRVVGTPFTLGRLKEVVALVLVAAIGSNAITASLGGGVTALNHGLPFWPTWFSWWMSNAVGMLQVAPLILAWRDGVRYVKEKGLLGALEIGLLLATLAIVCVMVFLPYDDRHAGRGWPLYLVFPWLMWAAIRSGPFFATVASLVVAGFAIWSTVHGSGPFVAEASSVTVQVLLLQGFMSVAVLSSLLTAAVVAEYRRAQASTEQYYQLSMAREAGRIAAEEASASANRRFRVVFENANDAILLIDAGQCVDCNPRAEVLFGLSRDDVVGAALFDLSPPLQPDGQRSTEAARERLRAALAGQPQYFEWTHRRSDGALFDVEVALNAVELEGRKMLAAIVRDVTERRRLETELRQAQKMEAVGRLAGGIAHDFNNLLQVIRGFTELALDAMPEASAEHEALDEVRKATERATELTGRLLVFSRKQVIAPVVCNVNSIITDVESMLGRLIGEDIELTTDLAADLGSVKADPNLLQQVVLNLAVNARDAMPHGGKLTMRTANVRVSEADATQHGNLHAGPHAMFVVSDTGTGMPEAVQARVFEPFFTTKTREKGTGLGLSTVYGIVRQSGGHVTFTSQVGVGTVFQVLLPIVEGAAAATVADVRRAESSRGSETILLVEDDGPVRAFARTLLERSGYRVLEAAGGPDAIKIAEVFSEPIQLVLTDVIMPGMAGPEVARRVRATRPATRVLYMSGYTDDAISHHGVLDEGVALLPKPFSAEALAAKVRQVLDA
- a CDS encoding replication-associated recombination protein A, giving the protein MRPCSFDEYVGQDALLGPGRPLREAIERDLLQSVILWGPPGTGKTTLARLIAVSTQAHFIAFSAVLAGIKEIKEVMAEAERARHARGRRTIVFVDEIHRFNKAQQDAFLPRVEGGDIVLIGATTENPSFEVNAPLLSRSQVFVLQPLCESDLVTVLSRAMGDAERGLGAERVDVDPAALSAIARYANGDARVALNLLEFAVGSAPVVHGRGVVDESFLRSSVARRALIYDKSGEEHYNLISALHKSMRNSDPDAAVYWLARMLEAGEDPMYLARRLVRFASEDVGNADPQALALTIAAKDAVHFIGMPEANTALTQAVTYLATAPKSNAVYRAYLRAAADAHSDRAEPVPLQLRNAPTKLMKTLEYGKGYEYAHDEPDAVTGMDCLPPNLTGRKYYEPTDRGFEKELKRRLDGWEALKRKRKP
- a CDS encoding RNA methyltransferase; the protein is MISIQSRQHPFVQRCRQLARGYDPETGDVLLDGLHLVGEALSAGLGGLTVAVRPDVREQPDVARLVDQLAAAGAVVLDAAAEVVAAASPVRTPSGIVAIASFRLAPLGEIFRRAPALVVAAIDVQDPGNVGAIVRSAEAAGATGVVVAGQSADPLGWKAIRGSMGSVFRTPVARAETIEGLLEGAHARGLLVIATTPAGGLALFEMDLAQPALVLVGGEGGGLAPSIVASADARMRIPMDLPVESLNVAVATGVILFEARRQRLAASRL
- a CDS encoding transcription elongation factor GreA, translating into MKSRILKRLEDEAGGLDRELRTELPREIQRARELGDLSENAEYQAAKERQSFVQARMGMLRKRMAEISLMNFDRLPRDRAAFGSTIVLREDGADAEMTYQLVMPEDADATKGLVSTSSPIGKALVGKQAGDEAVVDTPAGIRRFDIVKLTTVHDEA
- a CDS encoding patatin-like phospholipase family protein translates to MVGPEPYSSKTRTALVLTGTGTAGAYHAGVLKALGEAGVRIDLVAGHGIGVVGACFAAIDGAESLWKADGFWQQARVRQFYSWRRVLRVLGWLGGAVAGLLAVPLCLLALGLVVFPIAFLLRLVRLEASNAWADGYAWLVHEAFLPDRLPSWLAEIVLVLAIIGVGVVAVASARGRLRGRHREEGRFWWRVFGAPVASREAIDHWRLALWRLISGGAKVPQPDPVQLSRRYSELLSDNVGQPGFKEVIAIVHDLDARRDLVAAVLTEPYRASFFGRRRRTAAWAARANETLDLAGADRDHVVDVLAAALSLPVVTPPWPVTFAADSYWSGETHRLCDRPDATIRLLEEVVAAGVDQVIIVSATPAPGEPHALTDPRVDGHGRLGQWLLSRDTAGLRDASSARADQFKNLHIIRPDHNPVGPLDFGGAYDGRSDRMATLAELVDLGYADAYRQFVEPVVGAADVTP